From the genome of Sulfurovum sp. NBC37-1, one region includes:
- a CDS encoding PepSY domain-containing protein — translation MKYPLLILGFCTSMYAQTMSASEHLDLHRYNHRPSLKHMDEKNAHRLHKIDEDQAKKIATRACRNSDVKLTLTHHGSYLYYIARTTKCTVYINALDGTVIDPKKINTEKKQ, via the coding sequence ATGAAATACCCATTACTCATACTTGGTTTTTGCACATCTATGTATGCGCAGACCATGTCAGCATCAGAACATCTCGATTTGCACAGATACAACCATCGTCCGTCACTGAAACATATGGATGAAAAAAATGCACATCGATTACATAAAATAGACGAAGACCAGGCAAAGAAGATAGCCACCAGGGCGTGCAGGAACAGTGACGTAAAACTCACATTGACACATCACGGATCCTACCTTTACTATATTGCCAGAACCACGAAATGCACGGTTTACATCAATGCACTCGACGGAACGGTCATCGATCCGAAAAAAATCAACACGGAGAAAAAACAATGA
- a CDS encoding c-type cytochrome yields MKYLFLSGLLLSGLSAMDGRAVFDKKCASCHRYEVKKYDFAKEKHSLKAPPMNEISRRLKKRIKVYDKDIHRFVVVSFIKEYIKHPSFTYYMCDDKAVARFDIMPAITDMSEEEYQTVAEWIYDNYSIEEYGKKPK; encoded by the coding sequence ATGAAATATTTATTTTTATCAGGATTATTACTTTCAGGCTTATCGGCTATGGACGGCCGGGCTGTTTTTGATAAAAAATGTGCCTCCTGCCACAGGTATGAGGTTAAAAAATATGACTTTGCCAAAGAAAAACATTCACTGAAAGCACCACCGATGAATGAAATTTCAAGGCGTCTTAAAAAGAGAATAAAAGTATATGACAAAGACATCCACAGATTTGTGGTCGTCTCATTTATAAAAGAGTATATCAAACATCCCTCTTTTACTTACTATATGTGCGATGACAAGGCAGTTGCCAGATTTGATATTATGCCGGCCATTACAGATATGAGCGAAGAGGAGTATCAGACTGTTGCCGAATGGATATATGACAACTACTCCATAGAAGAGTATGGTAAAAAACCAAAGTAA
- a CDS encoding efflux RND transporter periplasmic adaptor subunit: protein MIKTLLLIVPILAFAGETATNKITMDHAKIKPLGKIVRTNAQITQLSDQKQKIVSRLPGHVEKYFVTTGQHVRKGEKVVLIESIELSKMSANYVALKQQAKAAKEQLATAKKLYKKGLTSQNELNQKIIEIEEILAQQSALASQLNSLGIDAKKLTTATDQFILYAHADGVVGQIFVPLHSNVNAEDPLMSIVNQSAYYAIAYVDLNDAMKVTAKTTGFVTFAGKKYPAHFVQLLPTIDEETQRAKVLFMMMKYPENILINAFTEMEISLEPYRNALMIKKSALSLFQGEWVVFEEARHEDEEHAAEKPHGHNKEAKEHEEEGEEEEEAPYVPKVVKIIAYYGDDVAIEGLDKGEEYVSDGVYFVKSMLLKSSLGDGD, encoded by the coding sequence ATGATTAAGACTTTACTGCTCATAGTGCCGATACTGGCTTTTGCCGGCGAAACGGCCACGAATAAAATAACGATGGACCATGCCAAGATAAAACCTTTGGGAAAGATCGTCCGTACCAATGCACAGATCACCCAGCTTTCCGACCAGAAACAGAAAATCGTCTCCAGACTTCCGGGACATGTCGAGAAATATTTCGTCACCACCGGACAGCATGTAAGAAAAGGCGAAAAAGTAGTACTTATAGAATCCATAGAACTCTCAAAGATGTCTGCGAACTATGTCGCCCTGAAGCAGCAGGCCAAAGCGGCCAAAGAACAACTTGCTACAGCGAAAAAGCTTTACAAGAAAGGCCTGACCTCCCAGAATGAACTTAACCAGAAGATCATCGAGATAGAAGAGATACTTGCTCAGCAAAGTGCCCTTGCTTCACAGCTCAATTCACTGGGGATCGATGCGAAAAAACTGACCACGGCTACGGACCAGTTCATCCTCTATGCCCATGCCGACGGCGTGGTCGGACAGATATTCGTTCCCCTTCACTCCAATGTCAATGCCGAAGATCCTCTCATGTCCATTGTCAACCAAAGCGCCTATTATGCCATCGCCTATGTGGATTTGAACGATGCCATGAAAGTGACAGCCAAAACAACGGGTTTCGTTACATTTGCCGGGAAGAAGTACCCTGCGCACTTCGTACAGCTTCTGCCCACCATCGACGAAGAAACACAGCGCGCCAAAGTACTTTTCATGATGATGAAATATCCAGAAAACATACTCATCAATGCCTTTACGGAGATGGAGATATCGCTTGAGCCGTACAGAAATGCACTCATGATAAAAAAATCTGCCCTCTCTCTCTTTCAGGGCGAATGGGTCGTCTTTGAAGAAGCCCGTCATGAAGACGAGGAACATGCTGCAGAAAAGCCGCATGGCCATAACAAAGAGGCAAAAGAGCATGAGGAGGAAGGCGAAGAAGAGGAAGAAGCACCCTATGTACCCAAAGTGGTCAAGATCATTGCCTACTACGGGGATGATGTTGCTATTGAAGGGCTTGACAAAGGTGAAGAATATGTCTCTGACGGTGTTTATTTCGTCAAGTCTATGCTGCTGAAATCTTCACTGGGTGATGGGGATTAG
- a CDS encoding multicopper oxidase family protein: protein MKRRNFLGLSGIAAMYLFIGTEGAEARRWKRRGNDGESGTATPPPAVAPKALPIPALIKPIDRNGVKHFDLNVNKAQHEFFDGILTNTFSISSTYLGPTLLLTNGDNVSLNYTNNLSEEVTMHGHGMHVPANMDGTPHQTIAPGATWSAQYTVNQNACTNWYHPHTHHKTPHHVYQGLAGMIIIEDDESKTLDLPNRYGIDDIPVVLQDRFFTADKTALDYSPTQMQISRGYIGDVFITNGAIEPTFEAEAKEIRFRLLNGSNSSVYDLGFSNGKSFKQIGGDNSLLEAPVSMTRLVLSPGERAEIVVDLSNDSGASFTLHEYKNNKTFMTVNVSKDATAVTSLPNTLAELDPIDLSLVTNTRKFNLGMRNMVFTINGKAMDMKRIDEVVPLGDTEIWEVNNMMGMDHNFHIHATHFRVIERNDSAANVLENEKGYKDVVYLKGNETVKLLVKMTDYTDATVPYMYHCHFLEHENNAMMGQFTVV from the coding sequence ATGAAAAGAAGAAATTTTTTAGGACTTAGTGGAATCGCAGCAATGTATCTGTTTATCGGGACAGAGGGTGCTGAAGCGAGAAGATGGAAAAGACGGGGAAATGATGGAGAAAGCGGTACTGCTACCCCTCCACCGGCAGTCGCTCCAAAGGCACTTCCGATACCTGCACTCATTAAACCTATCGACAGAAATGGTGTGAAACACTTTGACCTCAATGTAAATAAAGCCCAACATGAGTTTTTTGATGGTATCCTCACCAATACTTTTTCCATTAGCAGCACCTACCTCGGACCTACACTGTTACTTACAAATGGAGATAATGTCTCGTTGAACTATACAAACAATCTTTCTGAAGAAGTCACTATGCACGGTCATGGTATGCATGTACCTGCCAATATGGATGGTACACCGCACCAGACAATAGCTCCAGGGGCAACATGGTCAGCACAATATACCGTAAATCAGAATGCATGTACAAACTGGTATCACCCGCATACGCATCATAAGACACCACATCATGTGTATCAGGGCTTGGCAGGAATGATCATTATTGAAGATGATGAGAGTAAAACTTTAGACCTTCCAAACCGATATGGTATTGACGATATTCCTGTGGTACTTCAGGACCGTTTCTTCACAGCAGATAAAACAGCCTTGGATTACAGTCCGACACAGATGCAAATCTCCAGAGGATATATAGGAGATGTATTTATCACTAATGGTGCGATAGAACCAACTTTTGAAGCAGAAGCAAAAGAGATCCGTTTCCGTCTTCTCAATGGTTCAAACTCTTCAGTCTATGACTTAGGATTCTCAAATGGGAAAAGTTTTAAACAAATAGGTGGAGACAACTCTCTTTTGGAAGCCCCTGTTTCTATGACGCGTCTTGTACTCTCTCCAGGCGAAAGAGCAGAGATTGTTGTAGATTTAAGCAATGACTCTGGAGCATCTTTTACACTGCATGAATACAAAAACAATAAAACATTTATGACAGTCAATGTGAGTAAAGATGCTACAGCAGTCACTTCATTGCCAAACACACTTGCAGAGCTTGACCCTATAGACCTATCACTTGTCACAAATACAAGAAAATTCAATCTCGGTATGCGAAACATGGTATTTACCATCAATGGAAAAGCGATGGATATGAAGAGAATAGATGAAGTGGTTCCTCTGGGAGATACTGAGATCTGGGAAGTAAACAATATGATGGGTATGGATCACAATTTCCATATTCATGCCACACATTTCAGAGTTATTGAGCGTAACGACAGTGCTGCAAATGTACTTGAAAATGAAAAAGGGTACAAAGATGTAGTCTACTTGAAAGGCAACGAAACTGTCAAACTCCTGGTCAAGATGACTGATTATACTGATGCAACTGTACCATACATGTATCACTGCCACTTTTTAGAGCATGAAAATAATGCCATGATGGGTCAGTTTACAGTAGTTTAA
- a CDS encoding TolC family protein, protein MKRMGYLFFIFSLSLFGMSYQTFKAKTLKNSKILKSQTLTLQTAQQKNKILLRASNPVMNLELSNYNENVGGSDIEYAAGLSQTIRTGSYMDGLREKANANSLLSKAFVTQGRAGYIKTLENLYTQYVYQSKMLSLLDQEYTLSNRVTAMVKERYKSGSENRVAYLQARTETLTLKTMKYTTKQELVKLYYQLLAIAGLSQKVSLEKRFIYSVSSKTKSSAKLSPQQQVLKAKEKLYRSDYSINQSSFRNFDLYTSVEQEPDQGIVRVGVSIPLSINNDRSEERMLAKLKMQQTQLDNEQLSISIRSQKQMLKAALRELSAQYHALRSLQKEQQELTTLLQEGYKIAKGSLFQLMTAKNKLIQTRKALLQTQKMINDQKIELRFLQGDYND, encoded by the coding sequence ATGAAACGAATGGGTTACCTCTTTTTCATATTTTCACTCAGCCTTTTCGGCATGAGTTACCAGACATTCAAAGCAAAAACACTGAAAAACTCGAAGATACTGAAAAGCCAGACACTCACCCTGCAGACGGCACAACAGAAGAACAAGATACTGCTGAGGGCTTCGAACCCGGTAATGAACCTGGAACTCTCGAATTACAATGAGAACGTCGGAGGAAGCGATATCGAATACGCAGCCGGACTTTCCCAGACCATCCGTACCGGAAGCTACATGGATGGACTGCGGGAGAAAGCAAATGCAAATTCACTGCTGAGCAAAGCTTTTGTCACACAGGGGCGTGCCGGCTACATCAAAACACTCGAAAACCTCTACACACAGTATGTCTACCAGAGCAAGATGCTGTCGCTTCTGGACCAGGAGTATACACTCTCCAACAGAGTGACTGCCATGGTAAAAGAACGCTACAAGAGCGGCTCTGAAAACCGTGTCGCCTACCTTCAGGCCCGAACGGAAACACTGACGCTCAAAACAATGAAATATACGACGAAGCAGGAGCTTGTCAAGCTCTATTACCAACTGCTTGCCATAGCGGGACTGAGCCAGAAAGTCTCTCTGGAGAAACGTTTCATCTATTCTGTCTCTTCCAAAACAAAGAGCAGTGCCAAACTGAGTCCGCAGCAGCAGGTTCTCAAGGCAAAAGAGAAACTCTACCGGAGTGACTACAGCATCAACCAGAGCAGTTTCCGAAATTTCGATCTCTATACCAGTGTGGAGCAGGAACCCGACCAAGGTATCGTACGTGTGGGAGTGAGCATCCCCCTCTCCATCAACAATGACAGAAGCGAAGAGAGAATGCTGGCAAAGCTCAAAATGCAGCAGACGCAGCTGGACAATGAGCAGCTCTCTATCAGCATACGTTCGCAAAAACAGATGCTCAAAGCAGCCCTCAGAGAACTTTCCGCGCAGTACCACGCACTCAGGAGCCTACAGAAAGAACAGCAGGAACTTACCACCCTTCTCCAGGAAGGATACAAGATAGCCAAAGGCTCACTCTTTCAGCTTATGACGGCGAAGAACAAGCTCATTCAGACAAGAAAAGCCCTGCTTCAGACACAAAAAATGATCAACGATCAAAAAATAGAATTACGTTTTTTACAAGGAGACTACAATGATTAA
- a CDS encoding sensor histidine kinase, producing the protein MNFFRPSLENKTLLLLLGSLYGALILMSTVSLNVYENHLKSEYRDNLKFIANSLEHLTSQEIKNKNFNTCNTQSQKMCTLCTLNNDFASVNVDYFTRKEDIRHKEYEKILILKDGSYIQLSMSKKYIESQLNNMRYILFYVFLIVSILFTFIIYLLHRKLFSPLKCLVNSCHNLEQEKDTTTQCPSDSYEIQELRMAILNLLKKNKLLYEKKHDMFKEITHQLKSPIAIMQARLSSLANDTSPDTVKEYVKETNTDIEGIKEIIQDILFLEGVELDIQNTHKSDISMKAVFEDMQKKFQPLLELNQITIDADWREDFTIYSYKKPILQVIQAMYENVSIHTKKGTTIDMAIDAAKKTLIISNIPKDKEDNLFKSTRIGTKIIKRLSEKLNFTVTTEHHKNRYITMITFHS; encoded by the coding sequence TTGAACTTTTTTAGACCTTCTTTGGAAAATAAAACCCTTCTGCTGCTTTTGGGCAGCCTTTACGGTGCCCTTATTTTAATGTCCACGGTTTCTTTGAATGTCTATGAAAACCACTTGAAAAGTGAGTACCGGGACAACCTGAAATTCATTGCAAACTCTCTCGAACACCTGACAAGCCAAGAGATAAAAAATAAAAATTTTAATACCTGTAATACCCAGAGTCAGAAAATGTGTACACTCTGTACCCTCAACAATGATTTTGCCTCTGTGAATGTGGACTACTTTACCAGAAAAGAAGACATTAGGCACAAAGAATATGAAAAAATACTGATTTTAAAAGACGGCTCCTATATACAGCTTTCCATGTCAAAAAAATACATTGAGAGTCAACTGAACAATATGAGATACATTTTGTTCTATGTCTTTCTTATTGTCTCCATTCTCTTTACATTCATCATTTATCTTTTACACAGAAAGCTCTTCTCTCCGCTCAAATGCCTGGTAAACTCCTGTCATAACCTCGAACAGGAAAAAGATACGACGACACAATGCCCTTCAGACAGTTACGAGATCCAGGAGTTGCGTATGGCGATCCTCAATCTGCTCAAAAAAAACAAGTTGCTGTATGAAAAAAAGCATGACATGTTCAAGGAGATCACCCATCAGCTGAAGTCTCCCATCGCCATTATGCAGGCGAGACTCTCTTCACTGGCCAACGATACCTCTCCTGATACCGTCAAAGAGTATGTCAAGGAGACCAATACAGACATAGAGGGTATTAAAGAGATCATTCAGGATATCCTTTTTCTCGAAGGGGTGGAGCTCGATATACAAAACACCCATAAAAGCGATATCTCCATGAAAGCTGTTTTTGAAGATATGCAGAAGAAATTCCAGCCTCTGCTCGAACTCAACCAGATCACCATCGATGCAGACTGGCGTGAGGACTTCACCATTTACTCCTACAAGAAACCCATTTTACAGGTGATCCAGGCGATGTATGAAAATGTATCAATACACACCAAAAAAGGGACCACTATTGATATGGCCATTGATGCGGCGAAGAAAACGCTTATCATCAGTAATATCCCAAAAGACAAGGAGGACAACCTCTTCAAATCGACCAGGATCGGCACAAAGATCATAAAACGCCTTTCCGAGAAGCTGAATTTTACAGTGACCACGGAGCATCATAAAAACAGATATATCACTATGATCACCTTCCATTCATAA
- a CDS encoding response regulator transcription factor, with amino-acid sequence MKRILYLEDDDKLAKLVMQYLEHYYLIDHVSTLNDIEAYLKQHHYDIAILDRNINDADIGLMAIGLIHAQNIDTGIIITSAYSTVDDKIKGLSLGANDYLEKPFDVRELAARINAQLRKKFPEQVSYKGLQFNMANKQIHYEGNMILLSQKENALLFFLLENANKLFTAQELIYALYAHPDDILPNTITVTIGKIRKKLPVDIIKTFKTRGYMIELF; translated from the coding sequence ATGAAACGTATATTATATCTGGAAGATGATGACAAACTTGCCAAGCTGGTCATGCAGTATCTTGAGCATTATTATCTTATCGACCATGTCTCCACATTAAACGATATTGAAGCATATCTGAAGCAGCATCATTATGATATCGCCATCCTGGACAGAAATATCAATGATGCAGATATAGGGCTTATGGCAATAGGGCTCATTCATGCTCAAAATATAGATACAGGTATTATCATAACAAGTGCCTACAGTACAGTGGATGATAAAATAAAGGGACTTTCTCTTGGAGCAAATGACTATCTTGAGAAGCCTTTTGATGTCAGGGAGCTGGCAGCAAGGATCAATGCACAGCTTCGGAAAAAATTTCCCGAGCAGGTCAGCTATAAAGGGTTGCAATTCAATATGGCCAACAAGCAGATCCATTATGAAGGCAATATGATCCTGCTGAGCCAAAAAGAGAACGCACTTCTTTTTTTCCTTTTGGAAAATGCCAACAAACTCTTCACGGCACAGGAGTTGATCTATGCACTTTATGCACATCCTGACGATATTTTGCCCAACACCATAACGGTAACCATCGGCAAGATCAGAAAAAAACTGCCCGTTGATATCATCAAGACATTTAAGACGAGAGGATATATGATTGAACTTTTTTAG
- the dsbD gene encoding protein-disulfide reductase DsbD family protein, translated as MKKNRWMILSVFVLLSATLLYAGVDTETVSGNEGVLSLALGSFVAGLLLTFTPCVLPMVPIVSSIIVGQGKEITKAKALYLSAAYVLGTILTYTVMGALAGATGEQLQAYFQNVWAIGAISLIFVAMALSMFGLYEIQLPSFIQSKLNASSQHIKGGSGPMVFLLGAISALILGACVSPILISFLGIAIAKADPMLGAVTMFFLALGMGIPLLLLGLGAGHLLPKAGEWMNKIKYTFGVLLLATAIYIFNELDLVPPLLPWGILFIVVSIYLGALRPLGEEARGWYKFLKGIGIVVLVWGMLLLIGAAYGQRDILHPLPKLSLNNVSVIDEKNYIPFTLVKDEKELDAKMKEAIKARKLLIIYFYKDTCPVCKKLNATTFQDPKVRAKLKEKYVAVKVNITDTSDEKSQAIRKRFNIFGSPSFVFFDRKGKELKNDLFYGYEDPKEFFDTLDIISD; from the coding sequence ATGAAAAAAAATCGATGGATGATCCTGTCAGTATTTGTTTTGCTGTCAGCCACACTGCTTTATGCAGGAGTGGATACGGAGACGGTTTCCGGGAATGAAGGGGTGCTCAGTCTGGCGCTGGGCTCTTTTGTGGCAGGTCTTTTGCTTACTTTTACACCCTGTGTACTTCCGATGGTACCCATTGTGTCAAGTATTATCGTCGGGCAGGGGAAGGAGATCACCAAGGCCAAAGCCCTGTATCTTTCTGCCGCCTATGTGCTGGGAACCATACTGACTTACACGGTCATGGGCGCACTGGCAGGTGCTACCGGGGAACAGTTGCAGGCTTATTTTCAAAATGTATGGGCCATAGGGGCCATCTCTCTGATCTTTGTAGCCATGGCACTTTCTATGTTCGGACTGTATGAAATACAGCTTCCTTCATTTATACAGTCAAAACTGAACGCTAGTTCCCAGCACATCAAGGGAGGCAGCGGTCCAATGGTCTTTTTGCTTGGTGCCATTTCCGCTTTGATCCTGGGTGCCTGTGTCTCTCCCATACTCATTTCGTTCCTGGGTATCGCTATTGCCAAAGCAGATCCGATGCTCGGTGCGGTCACGATGTTCTTCCTGGCTTTGGGTATGGGTATACCTTTGCTGCTTCTGGGACTGGGTGCGGGACATCTGTTACCAAAAGCCGGTGAGTGGATGAACAAGATTAAATACACATTCGGTGTACTGCTTCTGGCCACAGCCATCTACATTTTCAATGAGCTAGATCTTGTACCGCCGCTTCTTCCCTGGGGTATTTTATTCATCGTCGTGAGTATCTACCTGGGGGCTTTGCGTCCTTTGGGTGAAGAGGCAAGAGGATGGTACAAATTCCTCAAAGGTATAGGGATCGTGGTGCTGGTATGGGGTATGCTCCTGCTTATAGGTGCGGCATATGGTCAGAGAGATATACTTCATCCTCTGCCAAAACTCTCTCTGAATAACGTTTCTGTGATCGATGAGAAGAACTATATTCCTTTTACGCTTGTGAAAGACGAGAAGGAGCTTGATGCCAAAATGAAAGAGGCGATCAAAGCCAGGAAACTCCTGATCATCTATTTCTATAAAGATACCTGCCCTGTCTGCAAGAAGCTGAATGCCACTACATTCCAGGATCCGAAGGTCAGGGCAAAATTGAAGGAGAAGTATGTTGCTGTCAAGGTCAATATTACTGATACTTCCGATGAAAAGAGCCAGGCGATCCGAAAACGCTTTAATATCTTCGGCTCGCCTTCTTTCGTCTTTTTTGATAGAAAAGGAAAGGAACTTAAAAATGATCTCTTCTATGGCTATGAAGATCCGAAAGAATTTTTTGATACTCTGGATATTATTTCGGATTGA
- a CDS encoding efflux RND transporter permease subunit, whose product MKRFFELLIQYKFLILALFIAVASFGYKAYKDIPVDAFPDITPKQVVIYTESPGNSAEDIEKLITYPIEAAMSGLPGVKMILSNSIFGLSYVSIFFEDGYDTYFLRQLVTERLNTIEIPKGWGKPTMGPNTTGLGQVFWYQVKDSSGKLSLTKLREIQEYIVTPLLKSVDGVEDVISWGGFTKQYDVLIDPKRLQATNTTYDEIIEALERSNMSAGGQYLEFNKEQYLIRGAGFYQTLDDIRNTVIRSKDAIAVTIADVAEVKAGTAPRFGAVTIDGKEAMFGMVLQRSGTNAAKVVDSIKAKLPLVNAALPKGVSIETIYDRTEITHKAVNTMTSALLTGSILVAIVLFLFLFELRSAFIVIISLPLSLLIAFLMMQEYGMSANLMSLSGLAIAIGMIVDGTIVVVENSFRLLHDNPKLERAEVIAMATAEVAKPVIFALLIIAVVFIPLLSLEGLAGKLYSPMALDIVFVMLGSLVVALLLVPVLSFMMLKTGKHSNSPLMNFIKGFYTPMLNFAMHNAKKVIIVTFAIFAVLAAMLTQQGREFMPELNEESIMYRVIAIPGTALGQSVDTSNAIEKYILKNYSKDVSSVLTMIGRSEKGETAQGNYMEILLTLKPGIEDLESLGHTMTEDLQKTFSFVQFIPTQPISMRIEELLEGVKAELAVKIYGEDQKVMDRIATQIQQAVSGIEGLERPEIESQLGQAQITIKPDYLALSRYGINVDEVMRVIRNGIGEEPVTEKIEGIRRFGIVPKIKGAKKDIASIKAVLLRSNTGKMVRLDEVCDIKVIQGPSFIKREDLSRYMVLSMEVEGRDIASFVEEADAKIKKEVNIPNGYYIKWAGDFKNMQEATATLAMIIPVTLLLILLLLYTAFNSFKKAFLILLGVPLGMIGGIVGLLISGEYLSVSAIVGFIAIFAIAILNGIVLVSFIDELRKKFPHVKMVDMVKDATLLRLRPVLMTAFTTLFGILPLLYATGVGSEIQYPLSVVVTGGIISSTLLTLLVLPGLYVLFFKKEEN is encoded by the coding sequence ATGAAACGTTTTTTTGAACTGTTAATACAGTATAAATTCCTGATCCTGGCACTTTTCATTGCTGTTGCGAGCTTCGGTTACAAGGCCTACAAGGACATTCCGGTAGATGCCTTTCCCGACATTACACCCAAGCAGGTTGTCATCTATACCGAAAGTCCCGGAAACTCGGCTGAAGATATTGAGAAACTCATTACTTACCCTATAGAAGCGGCGATGTCCGGTCTTCCGGGTGTCAAGATGATACTCTCAAATTCTATTTTCGGACTCTCGTATGTCTCCATTTTCTTTGAAGACGGTTATGATACCTACTTTCTCAGACAACTGGTCACCGAGCGTCTCAACACTATCGAGATACCAAAAGGCTGGGGTAAACCTACCATGGGACCAAATACAACAGGACTGGGACAAGTCTTTTGGTATCAAGTCAAAGACAGTAGCGGCAAACTTTCATTAACCAAACTACGTGAAATACAGGAGTATATTGTTACACCGCTGCTGAAATCCGTTGACGGTGTAGAGGATGTCATCAGCTGGGGAGGATTTACCAAGCAGTATGATGTACTCATAGACCCCAAACGCCTGCAGGCAACCAATACCACTTACGATGAGATCATTGAAGCACTGGAACGTTCCAACATGTCCGCAGGCGGGCAGTACCTGGAGTTCAACAAGGAGCAGTATCTCATTCGCGGTGCAGGCTTTTACCAGACACTCGATGACATCAGGAACACTGTCATTCGCAGCAAAGATGCCATAGCGGTCACCATTGCGGATGTTGCAGAGGTCAAAGCTGGAACAGCACCCCGTTTCGGTGCCGTGACTATTGACGGGAAAGAAGCGATGTTCGGTATGGTGCTGCAGCGAAGCGGTACCAATGCCGCCAAAGTCGTTGATTCGATCAAGGCAAAACTCCCGCTTGTCAATGCTGCACTTCCCAAAGGCGTGAGCATCGAGACCATCTATGACAGGACCGAGATCACCCATAAAGCGGTCAATACAATGACTTCGGCACTTTTAACAGGTTCTATTCTTGTTGCGATCGTACTCTTTTTGTTTCTCTTTGAATTACGTTCGGCATTCATCGTCATTATCTCCCTACCGCTCTCTTTGCTTATCGCATTTTTGATGATGCAGGAATATGGTATGTCTGCCAACCTCATGTCTCTTTCAGGACTTGCCATCGCCATCGGTATGATCGTGGATGGAACCATCGTTGTGGTGGAAAACAGCTTTAGACTGCTGCATGACAACCCCAAACTTGAACGGGCAGAAGTGATCGCCATGGCAACCGCAGAAGTCGCCAAACCGGTCATTTTTGCCCTGCTGATCATTGCTGTTGTATTCATACCTCTGCTTAGTCTGGAAGGGCTTGCAGGAAAGCTCTACTCTCCCATGGCACTGGACATCGTCTTTGTTATGCTGGGTTCTCTTGTCGTGGCGCTGCTGCTCGTACCCGTACTCTCATTTATGATGCTTAAAACAGGGAAGCACTCCAACTCCCCACTCATGAATTTCATTAAAGGTTTCTACACACCTATGCTGAATTTTGCCATGCATAATGCCAAAAAGGTCATCATCGTTACCTTTGCGATCTTTGCCGTTCTTGCTGCAATGCTTACACAGCAGGGACGAGAGTTCATGCCTGAACTCAATGAAGAGTCCATCATGTACCGTGTGATCGCCATACCGGGTACTGCTTTGGGGCAAAGTGTCGATACCTCTAACGCTATTGAAAAATATATACTTAAAAACTATTCCAAAGATGTAAGCTCAGTGCTTACAATGATAGGACGAAGTGAAAAAGGTGAAACGGCACAGGGTAACTATATGGAAATACTTCTCACCCTTAAACCCGGGATCGAAGACCTGGAGTCACTGGGACACACTATGACAGAAGATCTGCAAAAAACATTTTCTTTTGTACAATTTATACCGACGCAGCCTATTTCCATGCGTATCGAAGAACTTCTTGAAGGTGTCAAGGCAGAGCTTGCCGTAAAGATCTACGGTGAGGACCAGAAAGTCATGGATAGGATCGCCACCCAGATCCAGCAGGCGGTCTCCGGCATAGAAGGGTTGGAGAGACCGGAAATAGAATCACAGCTGGGACAGGCACAGATCACCATAAAACCTGACTATCTGGCGCTTTCCCGTTACGGCATCAATGTTGATGAAGTGATGCGTGTCATCCGCAACGGCATAGGAGAAGAACCTGTCACCGAAAAAATAGAAGGTATCCGTCGTTTTGGTATCGTTCCCAAAATAAAGGGAGCGAAGAAAGACATAGCAAGCATTAAAGCCGTACTGCTGCGTAGCAATACAGGAAAAATGGTACGACTCGATGAAGTATGTGACATCAAAGTCATACAGGGACCTTCGTTTATTAAACGTGAAGATCTGAGCCGTTACATGGTACTTTCCATGGAAGTTGAAGGAAGAGACATTGCGTCCTTTGTTGAAGAGGCAGATGCAAAGATAAAAAAAGAGGTGAATATCCCCAACGGGTACTACATCAAATGGGCCGGGGACTTCAAGAATATGCAGGAAGCCACAGCTACACTGGCAATGATCATCCCTGTCACACTGCTGCTGATCCTGCTGCTGCTCTATACGGCATTCAACTCGTTCAAAAAAGCCTTCCTCATCCTGCTCGGCGTACCGCTGGGAATGATAGGCGGGATCGTGGGGCTGCTCATCAGCGGCGAATACCTGAGTGTTTCCGCTATCGTCGGTTTCATTGCCATCTTCGCCATTGCTATCCTCAACGGGATAGTACTGGTATCTTTCATTGATGAATTACGGAAGAAATTCCCTCATGTCAAAATGGTGGATATGGTAAAAGATGCCACACTGTTACGTCTCAGACCGGTACTCATGACAGCCTTTACCACGCTCTTCGGTATTTTGCCACTGCTTTATGCCACAGGTGTCGGTTCAGAGATACAGTATCCGCTTTCGGTGGTTGTGACAGGAGGCATCATCTCTTCTACACTACTCACTCTCCTTGTTTTACCAGGGTTGTATGTATTGTTTTTTAAAAAGGAGGAAAACTAA